AGTAGAAGGTATAACCGGGCCAGGGCATGCCGTACAGTTCGAAGACGGCCCGCAGGCAGCCTTCGTCGAAGGGCGAGTTGTGGGCCACGAGCGGCAGCCCCTCGATACGGGGTTCGATTTCGCGCCACACCGACGCGAAATCGGGGGCATCAGCCGTATCTTCATAGCGCAGACCGTGGATGGCCGTCGTGAAATGGCTGTAAAAATTGGGACGGGGACGGATCAGGCGGTAAAACGTATCGACCACCTCGCCGCCGCGCACGACGACGACGCCCACCGAGCAGACGCTCGTGCGCTTGCCGTTGGCCGTTTCGAAATCTATGGCTGCAAAATCTTTCATCGTATCGGTATATGCGAGCTGCAAATATACGCATTTCCGCGTCGGAGCGTACACCCCGAGCGAAAAAACTCCGTGTTTCGCCAACAAGAGGCCCCGTCCCGATCAGGTCCCGGAAAGCTCCGCGGCATCGTCCCCGAGGCCGATGGACTGCACCCGCTGTTCGAAATCCCGCTCCGGAACGAGCGAACGCAGCCGCATGCGCGAACGGTAGCTGTACACCGTATTGACCGAACAGTGCAGCAGTGCGGCGATGGTCGCCGTGTCGGTGATGCCCAGCCGGACCAGCGCGAAGATGCGCAGTTCGGTCGTGAGGCTTCCCGGACGGCGGACCCCGATGCGCGCATCGTCGGCGAGCAGGCGGTTGAACTCCCCGATGAACGAGGGGAAAAGCCCCAGGAAGGTGGTGTCGAAATTGTGGTAAAACTCTTTCAGTTCGTCGCTCCGGACATCGGTTCCGGCGTACTCGCGGCGCAGCTCGTCGGAACGGCCGTCGCGCAGCATCCGGCCGACATGACGGTAGGTGTCGGCCAGTTTGTAGATATATTCGGAGATCGTCTTCAGGAACCCGCCGATATAAACCTCCTTGATGCGGTTGGCGTCGGCGATGCGGATGTTCTGCCGGCTCAAGTCGGCATTGGTTTCGCGCAGGCTGGCAGCCAGCTCGGCCAGTTTCCCGTTCGACTCGCGCAGGGTCTGCTGCACGGCGTTGAGCCGCCGGTTCTGGCGCAGGACGAACAGCACGCCTCCGATTGCCGAGAGGGCGAAAAGAAAGGCCAGAAGGATCAGCGCGACGTACATCGCGCGCAGACGGGCATTGCGCTCGCTGTACGCCTGCTCGATCTGGGGCAGAATCGCCATGTCGCGCCACGAACGGATAGGCGAATTGTAGGCCTGCGTGTCGTTGATCGCAACGCGGATACACCGCATCGCCCGTGCGGCGTCGCCCCGGCGCAGCAGCTCTTCGGCCACGCCGCCCAAGGCGCCGTAGTCGCGGACCGCCCCCTGCACATCGGCCATGGCGGCGTGCACGAGCCATTCGAAACGAGCCGCTTCGTCGCCCCGGAACCTTTCGGTCTCCGAACGGTAGAACGCCGCCCGGGCATAGTCGTGCGACACGGGCGGAGCGCATGCCAACGCACTGTCGCAGGCCGCGGCGGCACGGTCGCAATCCCCTTCGTCCACGGCGACGAGGTAGGCGAAATAGAAACGTTTCGAAATGTCGCCGGTGGTTTCCAGCGCACGGCGGGCATAGTACTCCTCGCAGGCCCGAAACCGGTCGCGCTCCGCCCCCGGCTCGCTCTGGCTGCGGCACTCGCGGTTCTGGCGATGCTGCGCGGCATAATAGGCCGCCTGCGTCGCACGGCTCATATGCAGCGTGTCGGTCGCCCCGGCCAGCACCCGGTCGGCTTCGAGGAAGCGGCCGTTCATGCTGTAACACATCGCCATGACCGATTTGGCGCGGATCGTCAGGTCGGCATTCCCCGCCCTTTCGGCCAGCGCGACATTCCGGCGCAGGTAGGCGATCGTCGAGTCGCTCTGGTAGGCGAAATAACGCTCCGCAATCTCCGCCGTGACGGCATAACGCGCCCCGAACCCGAGGGTGTCGCCGCATAGCAGGGATTTGAGCGAGTCGAGGCGCGCTTCGTGACGGAGCAGGAACTCCTCGCGGCGGTCGAGCAGACCGTCCAGGCGGCGAAGCAGCGTATGTATGTCCGAAGGTTCCCCGGCACGCAGACCGGATGCGGAGACGACGAGAAAGGCCGCGAAAAGGAGAGGCAGTTTTTTCATTTCAGGCAACGGATTTGCACAAATATAACGATAAAAAGCATGCAAAAGCAAATTATCAGGCCTGTTTTATTTGTATAATTCAACGCCATCCGAAGCATCAATCAACTGGTTTTCAGAAAACTGACAGTTCATATCGTTTATATTTTTCCGAAGAGCCGTTCCGGCGGGCCGTTCATGCGCTAACTTTGCAGAAGACAGAAACGCAAACCAATTCAAAAAACGATGAAAACCTCCGTAAAACTTTTGCTCGCCTTCGCAACGGCAGCCGCGACGATCGCACCGGCCGCCGCCCAGCAGGTCGTAGCGTGGGACGAGGCCTACCGGCAGGCCGACGCCCGGATCGCACAGCTGACCCTCGACGAGAAGATCTCGTTCATGCGCGGCTACTCCTCGTTCTTCTTCTACGGCGTGCCCGAGAAAGGCATGCCCTACATCTATCTCTCCGACGCCACGCAGGGCGTGCACATGCGCGACAACCTGTCCGACCCGACGATGGTCCGCCAACTGGAGCGTTCGACGGCCTTTCCGTGCCCGATCTCCCTCGCAGCGACCTTCAACCCGTCGCTGGCCTATCGTTATGCCGAAGCCGTGGGCGAAGAGTGCCGCGCCGGAGGCATCGAAGTCCTGCTGGGTCCGGGCATGAACATCTACCGCAACTCGCAGAACGGACGCAACTTCGAATACATGGGCGAAGATCCGCTGCTCGCCTCGGCGATGGTCGCCGAGTATGTGAAGGGCATGCAGTCGACGGGAACCGTGGCGTGTCTGAAACACTTCATCTGCAACGAGACGGAATTTTACCGCCGCCGCTCGAACTCGATCGTCGACGAACGGGCGCTGCACGAACTCTACCTGCCGCCGTTCAAGGCCGGCATCGACGCTGGCGTGGGTTACGTGATGACCTCCTACAACCGCCTCAACGGCGAGTGGGCCGGGCAGAACGCCGACCTGATCCGGCGCATCCTGCGCGGCGAGCTGGGATTCCGGGGCTGCGTGATGAGCGACTGGTCGTCGGTGAACGACACGGAGAAGGTGGTCAAGAGCGGCCAGAACGTCGAGATGCCGGGCCGCAAGGAGTTCTTCGGCGAGGTGCGCGCGCTGCTCAAGGAGGGCCGCATCACCGAAAAGGATATTGAGAAAATGATCCGCCCCAACATCGCCACGAGCATCGCCTTCGGACTTTATGACCGGGAGAAGTACGTTCCCGCCCTGCTGGAGAAATTCCCGGCGCACAAGCAGACCGGCTACGACGTGGCCGCCGAGGGCATCGTACTGCTGCGCAACAACAGCATCCTGCCCCTCGCCGAAGGCCGCAAAATCCTGCTGACGGGACGCTTCACCGAGCAGATTCCCCGCACGGGAGGCAGCACGTCGTCCTCGGCCGAGGTGCTGGGCTACGACAACGTGACGCTGACCGCGGCGCTCCGCGAGGTCTACGGCGATGCGGTCCGCGTCGTCGAAAAACCCTCCCGCGAGGAGCTGGCCGCCGCCGACGTGGTGCTGCTCTCGACGGGCACGATCGACGTGGAGTCGTTCGAACGCCCCTTCGCGCTGCCCAAGGAGGAGGAGGCCTTCATCCGCACGGCCGTCGAGTCCAATCCCAACACCATCGTGCTGGTCAACTCGGGTTCGGGAATCCGCATGGGCGGCTGGAACGACAAAGCCGCGGCGGTGATCTACGGCTGGTATCCGGGCCAGAGCGGCTTCACGGCGCTGGCCGACATTCTTTCGGGCAAACTGTCGCCCTCGGGCAAACTGCCCATGACCATCGAGAAGGAGTTCAACGACTCCCCCGCCAAAGGCACGATGCCCGCCGGCGCGGAGTTCTACAACAAGGCGCCCCGCGCCTACAACGAACGCCTGATCCAGCTCTACGACATCGACTACAAGGAGTCGGTGCTGGTCGGCTACCGCTGGTACGAGACCAAGGGCATCGCACCGCTCTACCCCTTCGGATTCGGACTTTCGTACACCACGTTCGAGCTTTCGAAACCCCGCGCCCCGAAGGTGTTCCCCGCCGACAAGCCGCTGAAGGTGAGCGTCACGCTGACCAACACGGGCGACCGCGAGGGCGCGGAGGTCGTGCAGCTCTACGTCACGGAGAACGCCCCGACGGTCCTCCGGCCGAAAAAGGAGCTGAAAGGCTTCCGGAAAGTGACCCTGGCCCCCGGCAAAAGCGCCGTCGTGGAGTTCGAACTCGACCGGCAGGCGCTGGCGTTCTGGGACACGCAGTCGCGCGGCTGGAAGGTCAACCCGGGCGAATACACCCTTTCGCTGGGAACCTCGTCGGCCGACATCGCCGCCACGCTGCCCGTCTCGGTGAAATAACCCCGCAGCGGCAAGAAAGGACCGCATCCGCGGAGAGTTCACTATTGACTATCGTAAACGAGGTTTCGGTTTCCAGGCCATCGCCTCGTTTACTTTTTTTGCCTTTCATTGCGCATCATACTGAATGACAACATGCAGTCTCTCGCCTTCTCGCCCATTCCCGAACAGAATCCGATCGAAGCATACGGCAATATGCTGCATTCGGACGGATTCATCTCCGTTTCCGGTATATATCTCCGGAAAATTTGCCGGTTCCATACGAACAGTTAATTTTGTAATAGATTCAGTTTATCGGAATGCGTAAATCGGTATTCATACTGCTAACGGTTTTCACGGCCTGCCTGCTCTGCAAGGAGTCGGGGAACAGGCCGGACACTCCATGGAAATTCACGAATGAAACGTTCCTAACCCGTGGGGGGGGGAATTTACTTGCCGACCAATGGCAATGCGAATACGTCTATAATTCCGATTTAAGTCTTACCGGTGTCTTGCAGGAGTGCGAAAAAGCACGCACGTCCGTATCCATGTTCCAGCACGGAGCCCAAGGGCGCTCGCGTGCTGCGTTTTTATCAATGTGTTGCGTCACATACGGTATTTCGGGCGTTTCCGGACTCGTTGCAAGGGTGCACAGAAAAGGTTTCGCTGCCGGACTGCATGCCGTAGACCATTACGTCTACCGTCTGCGCCGGCTCATTATTTAGCCATGCGGCAAGAAGATTCACAAAAAGCCATGCATGCTGTTTACAGCGAAACAATCTATATCGGGCATCGCCGCCCAGGGCTTTTCCATAGCCCGTCCTAAACAAAAAATGCGCGTACACTGCGGCATAATGCCCGGCCGCATCAGGCCCCGACAATCAAGGCCCGCACGCGCTCCCCGTTTTCAAGCCCGTCACCGTGTCCTTCATTTTTTCACCCGCACCTCGTACAGGTCGCTGCGACGGTCCTTGAGGTTGCGGACGCTGCCGTAGGTGTGCAGCTCGTTCAACAGGTTCAGGTTAATGTCCGAAATAAGGATCATCTCCGTATTGGGCGTCGCCTCCGCACGCCGTCCGTCCGTCGGAAAAGCGAAATCGCAGGGCGTGAAGACTCCGGAGCGCGCATACTGAATGTCCATGTTGTGCACCTTGGGCAGGTTGCCCACACTGCCGGCGATCACCACGAAACATTCGTTCTCGATGGCGCGGGCATGGGCGCAGACTTGCACGCGCGAATAGGCATTCTGCGTATCCGTGAGGAACGGCACGAAGAGAATCTGCATCCCCTCGGAGGCCATAATGCGTGAAAGTTCCGGAAACTCAACGTCGTAGCAGATCAATACGCCGATCTTCGCACAGTCCGTCTCGAACGTGCGGATCGTCTTGCCGCCGCTCAATCCCCAGCACTTCATCTCGTCGGGCGTAACGTGCAATTTTTCATACATTTCGTAAGTTCCGTCACGGCGGCAGAGGAACCCCACGTTGTAAAGCTGCCCGTCGTCTTTGATCTGGGGCATGCTGCCCGTGATGATATTGATGTTGAACTTAATGGCCAATGCGATAAACCGGTCCCGGATTTCATCCGTATATTGCGCCAGCCCGCGAATGGCCTCCGATTCGCTGACATCGTTGAACCGCGCCATAAGCGGAGCGTTGAAATATTCGGGAAAAAGAACGAAATCGCTCTGATAGCCGCTCACGGAATCGACGAAAAACTCCACCTGTTCGAACAGGTCGTCAAGGGTCTTGTAGCTGCGCATTTGCCACTGTACGATGCCTACGCGCACCGTGGTTTTGGGCAGGATGTACTCCTCGGTCGGAGCCTGATAATAGATGTTGTCCCACTGAAGCAGGCAGGCGTAGTGGCGCGACTCCTCGTCGTTGGGCAGATAGTTGCGCATTACTTTACGGACATGGAAATCGTTCGAGAGCTGGAACAACAGCACAGGATCGACAATTTCACGTTGGCGCACTTTGTCTATATATTCCTTGGGGCGCATCTGTTCCGCATACTTATGGTAGTTGGGCAGACGGCCCCCGAACATGATGGCTTTCAGGTTGAGTTTTTCGCACAGTTCCTTGCGGTATTCGTACATGCGCCGCGCCAGCCGCAGTCCCCGGTAGTCGGGATGGATGAAGACCTCGATGCCGTAGAGGATGTTACCCTTGCGGGTGTGGGTGTCGAATGTTTCATTCCCCGTAACCTGGGCGTAGGTGTGGTCGTTCTTCACGTCATCGTAATTCACAATGATCGAAAGCGCGCAGCCTACGATCTTGCCGTCCACGACTACGACGATCTGCCCCTCCGGGAAGATGCGAATCAGTTTGTCGATTTGCTTCGGCGTCCAAAAAACGTCGCTTCCATCGGCATAGACGCGGGTAAATGAGCTGGCCAGCTGGTCATAATCTTCACGCTGCAAGTTGCGGATCTCTACTTTGTTAATTTCCAACGGTTCCATAAATTCGTTTTTGGGGATACAAATGTATGAAAATAATGCCTGTGAAAAAACAACGGCAAGTTCTTTTTCACCAGTACCGGCGAATTACAGAATGCAGCCTGTCATTGATGATCCGACACGCTGCGGCACTCCTTGAAGGAGCGGACCTCTTCCGGAATTTCCATGACGACGGTCGGAATACGCGAAACGCCCGCTGCGGATTGCAGTTCAGAACGATGCATATAAACAAAAGCAAACGAGGCGACGGCTTGGAAACCGAAACCTCGTTTACAACAGTGAATTTCCCGCGGATGCGGTCCTTTTTCATAACGGGAATCCCCCTACTCCCACTCGATGGTTGCGGGCGGTTTGGAGGAGATGTCGTAGACTACGCGGTTGACCCCCTTGACCTTGTTGATGATGTCGTTCGACACGTTGGCCAGGAACTCGTAGGGCAGGTGCACCCAGTCGGCCGTCATGCCGTCCGTGGAGGTCACGGCGCGCAGGGCCACGCAGCTCTCGTAGGTGCGCTCGTCGCCCATCACGCCGACGCTCTTCACCGGAAGCAGGACAGCCCCCGCCTGCCACACCTGGTCGTACAGCCCGGCGGCGCGCAGCGAGTCGATATAGATTTTGTCGACGTTCTGGAGGATTTCGACCTTCTCGGGCGTGATGTCGCCCAGAATGCGGATCGCAAGGCCCGGTCCCGGGAAGGGATGGCGGCCGATCAGCTGTTCGGAAATGCCCATCGAACGGCCCACGCGGCGCACCTCGTCCTTGAACAGCAGGCGCAGCGGCTCGACGATCTTCAGGTTCATCTTCTCGGGAAGCCCGCCGACGTTGTGGTGCGACTTGATCGTGGCCGAAGGGCCGTTGACCGAACACGACTCGATCACATCCGGATAGATCGTACCCTGCGCCAGCCACTTGACGTCCTTGATCTGAATGGCCTCCTCGTTGAAAACCTCCACGAAGTCGCGGCCGATGATCTTGCGCTTCCGCTCGGGGTCCGTAACGCCCGCCAGATCGCCCAGGAACTTGGCCGAGGCATTCACGCCCTTGACGTTCAGCCCCATGTGCTTATAGGACTCCAGCACCTCCCCGAACTCGTTCTTGCGCAGCAGGCCCGAGTCGACGAAGACGCAGTAGAGGTTCTTGCCGATGGCCTTGTGCAGCAGCACGGCCGCCACCGACGAATCCACGCCGCCCGAAAGCGCCAGCACGACCTTGTCGTCGCCCAGCTTCTCGCGCAGTTCGCGCACGGTAGCCTCCACGAAACCCTCCGAGGTCCACGACTGCCCGCAGCCGCAGATGTCCACGACGAAGTTTTTGAGCAGCTGCGTGCCGTCGGTCGAATGGTACACTTCGGGGTGGAACTGGATGCCCCACGTCTGCTCGCCCCCGACGTGGAAGGCGGCGACGCGCACGTCCTCGGTGCTGGCGATCAGTTCATAGTTGTCGGGCACGCGCGTAATGGTGTCGCCGTGCGACATCCACACCTGCGTGCGGGCCGGAAGGCCGCGCATCAGCGCATCCGAGGCGTCGCCCACGGTGAGCATCGCACGGCCGTATTCGCGGCTGGGCGCGGGCTGCACCTCGCCGCCGAAAGCCGAGGCGAGGAACTGCGCGCCGTAGCAGACGCCCAGCAGCGGCAGTTTGCCCTTGATGGCCGAAAGGTCGGGAGTCGGGGCCTGTGCGTCCCGCACGGAGAAGGGACTGCCCGAAAGAATCACGCCCCGCACCGACGCGTCTATCGCCGGAATTTTGTTGAAGGGGTGGATTTCGCAATAGACGTTCAGTTCGCGGACACGGCGTGCGATCAGCTGCGTGTACTGCGATCCGAAGTCGAGAATCAGGATTTTTTCCATATCAGTCGTTCAATTACTTTCCAAAATTTCGATAGCCCACCCACACGCGCCGGAGAAGATAACCCAACGCCGCCGCAAGGACCAGCGTACGCAGCACCGGGAGGCGGGTGATCAGCCATGCGGCGAACAGTGCGAACGCCGCCGCCAGAATCCACCAGTCGTATTTCGAAACCGGGAGTCCCATCTACCGTTCGCTCGAATAGTTGGGCGCCTCGCTCGTGATGGCTACGTCGTGCGGATGGCTCTCCTGCATGCCCGAAGCCGTGATGCGGATGAACCGGGCCTGCTTGAGCGTCTCGATGTCCTTCGCGCCGCAGTAGCCCATGCCCGAACGGACGCCGCCGATGAGCTGGTAAACCGTCTCGGAAAGGGAGCCCTTGAACGGCACGCGCGCGGCGATGCCTTCGGGAACGAGCTTGCTGATGTTGCCTTCGCAGCCCTTCTGGAAATAGCGGTCGGCCGACCCGGCCTTCATGGCGTCGATCGAGCCCATGCCGCGGTAGCTCTTGAACTTGCGGCCGTTGAAGATGATCGTCTCGCCCGGAGCCTCCTCCGTGCCGGCGAACATCGAACCGATCATCACGCAGTCGCCGCCCGCAGCCAGCGCCTTGACCAGATCGCCCGAATAACGCAGTCCGCCGTCGGCGATCACCGGAACGCCGCTCTCGCGGGCCACGCAGGCCACGTCGTAGATGGCCGTCAGCTGGGGAACGCCCACACCCGCGATGATGCGCGTCGTGCAGATCGAACCGGGACCGATGCCGACCTTCACGCCGTCGGCGCCGTTCTCGATCAGGTAGCGCGCGGCCCCGCCCGTGGCGATGTTGCCCACCACGACGTCGAGCGACGGATAAACCTCCTTGATCCGCTTGAGCATCGAAACGATGTTGGCCGAATGGCCGTGCGCCGAGTCGAGCACCACGGCGTCGACGTCCTCGGCGACCAGCGCCTTCACGCGGTCCATCGCGTCGGGCGTAACGCCGACGCCGGCCGCCACGCGCAGGCGGCCCTTCGCGTCCTTGCAGGCATTGGGGTGATCCTGCACCTTGGTGATGTCCTTATAAGTGATCAGCCCCACCAGACGGCCTGCGTCGTCCACCACGGGGAGCTTTTCGATCTTGCTGTTGAGCAGTATTTCCTGGGCGTGGGCCAGTTCGGGATTGTGCGTCGTCACGAGGCGGTCGCCGGGCGTCATCACCTCCTCGATGCGGCGCGACATGTCGCGCTGGAAACGCAGGTCGCGGTTGGTGACGATGCCGATAAGCATCCTGTCCGCATCCACGACCGGAATGCCTCCGATCTTGTTCTCTTTCATCAGGTTCAGCGCGTCGCCGACGGTGTGGTCCTTGGAAATGGTCACCGGATCGTAGATCATGCCGTTCTCGGCGCGCTTCACCTTGCGGACCTGCGCGGCCTGCTCGGCGATGGTCATGTTCTTGTGGATCACGCCGATTCCTCCTTCCCGCGCCAGGGCGATGGCCAGCGGCGCTTCGGTTACCGTGTCCATGGCGGCGGACACAATGGGGATGTTGAGAGAGATATTTCGCGAGAAACGGGTCTGGACATTGACCTCTCGCGGCAACACTTCCGAATAGGCGGGTATAAGCAGCACATCGTCGAAGGTAAGTCCTTCGGGCTGAACCCTTTCATTGATAAAAGACATAATGAACGTGGATTTTTGTTGCTCGCAAATGTAGTGATTTTTTTCGAAACGGCCTAATTTCCGGACCTATCCGCCGATTTTTTTATCAACATTCTATCAATAGGTTCGGCGTAAGACTTTTTGTGTTATCTTTGAATGCAGAATCAATCCACCATTCCGAAATGAAAAGAGACCTGCTCCTCCTGCTTGCGGCCGCCGTCGCCGGCTGCGCACCCCGACATACGATCACGGGGCATATCGACAACCTGACCAACGATTCACTCTGCATCGTGCACTGCGCGATCGAAGATATGCCCGGTCTCAAAGGAGATGACGACCAACGGATCACCTACGACACGATCGTCGCCGCCAACGGGCGATTTGCATACGACATGCCCGTCGAGCTGCCGACACAATTCATCATCATCCCCATGCAGCTCATGGAATTCGATCAGGGAAGACGCCATT
This Alistipes shahii WAL 8301 DNA region includes the following protein-coding sequences:
- a CDS encoding 3'-5' exonuclease, which encodes MKDFAAIDFETANGKRTSVCSVGVVVVRGGEVVDTFYRLIRPRPNFYSHFTTAIHGLRYEDTADAPDFASVWREIEPRIEGLPLVAHNSPFDEGCLRAVFELYGMPWPGYTFYCTCRASRRTFGSRLPNHQLHTVSAACGFELENHHHALADAEACAQIALKIL
- a CDS encoding bifunctional GNAT family N-acetyltransferase/carbon-nitrogen hydrolase family protein — translated: MEPLEINKVEIRNLQREDYDQLASSFTRVYADGSDVFWTPKQIDKLIRIFPEGQIVVVVDGKIVGCALSIIVNYDDVKNDHTYAQVTGNETFDTHTRKGNILYGIEVFIHPDYRGLRLARRMYEYRKELCEKLNLKAIMFGGRLPNYHKYAEQMRPKEYIDKVRQREIVDPVLLFQLSNDFHVRKVMRNYLPNDEESRHYACLLQWDNIYYQAPTEEYILPKTTVRVGIVQWQMRSYKTLDDLFEQVEFFVDSVSGYQSDFVLFPEYFNAPLMARFNDVSESEAIRGLAQYTDEIRDRFIALAIKFNINIITGSMPQIKDDGQLYNVGFLCRRDGTYEMYEKLHVTPDEMKCWGLSGGKTIRTFETDCAKIGVLICYDVEFPELSRIMASEGMQILFVPFLTDTQNAYSRVQVCAHARAIENECFVVIAGSVGNLPKVHNMDIQYARSGVFTPCDFAFPTDGRRAEATPNTEMILISDINLNLLNELHTYGSVRNLKDRRSDLYEVRVKK
- the guaA gene encoding glutamine-hydrolyzing GMP synthase; translated protein: MEKILILDFGSQYTQLIARRVRELNVYCEIHPFNKIPAIDASVRGVILSGSPFSVRDAQAPTPDLSAIKGKLPLLGVCYGAQFLASAFGGEVQPAPSREYGRAMLTVGDASDALMRGLPARTQVWMSHGDTITRVPDNYELIASTEDVRVAAFHVGGEQTWGIQFHPEVYHSTDGTQLLKNFVVDICGCGQSWTSEGFVEATVRELREKLGDDKVVLALSGGVDSSVAAVLLHKAIGKNLYCVFVDSGLLRKNEFGEVLESYKHMGLNVKGVNASAKFLGDLAGVTDPERKRKIIGRDFVEVFNEEAIQIKDVKWLAQGTIYPDVIESCSVNGPSATIKSHHNVGGLPEKMNLKIVEPLRLLFKDEVRRVGRSMGISEQLIGRHPFPGPGLAIRILGDITPEKVEILQNVDKIYIDSLRAAGLYDQVWQAGAVLLPVKSVGVMGDERTYESCVALRAVTSTDGMTADWVHLPYEFLANVSNDIINKVKGVNRVVYDISSKPPATIEWE
- the guaB gene encoding IMP dehydrogenase, which encodes MSFINERVQPEGLTFDDVLLIPAYSEVLPREVNVQTRFSRNISLNIPIVSAAMDTVTEAPLAIALAREGGIGVIHKNMTIAEQAAQVRKVKRAENGMIYDPVTISKDHTVGDALNLMKENKIGGIPVVDADRMLIGIVTNRDLRFQRDMSRRIEEVMTPGDRLVTTHNPELAHAQEILLNSKIEKLPVVDDAGRLVGLITYKDITKVQDHPNACKDAKGRLRVAAGVGVTPDAMDRVKALVAEDVDAVVLDSAHGHSANIVSMLKRIKEVYPSLDVVVGNIATGGAARYLIENGADGVKVGIGPGSICTTRIIAGVGVPQLTAIYDVACVARESGVPVIADGGLRYSGDLVKALAAGGDCVMIGSMFAGTEEAPGETIIFNGRKFKSYRGMGSIDAMKAGSADRYFQKGCEGNISKLVPEGIAARVPFKGSLSETVYQLIGGVRSGMGYCGAKDIETLKQARFIRITASGMQESHPHDVAITSEAPNYSSER
- a CDS encoding DUF6377 domain-containing protein — its product is MKKLPLLFAAFLVVSASGLRAGEPSDIHTLLRRLDGLLDRREEFLLRHEARLDSLKSLLCGDTLGFGARYAVTAEIAERYFAYQSDSTIAYLRRNVALAERAGNADLTIRAKSVMAMCYSMNGRFLEADRVLAGATDTLHMSRATQAAYYAAQHRQNRECRSQSEPGAERDRFRACEEYYARRALETTGDISKRFYFAYLVAVDEGDCDRAAAACDSALACAPPVSHDYARAAFYRSETERFRGDEAARFEWLVHAAMADVQGAVRDYGALGGVAEELLRRGDAARAMRCIRVAINDTQAYNSPIRSWRDMAILPQIEQAYSERNARLRAMYVALILLAFLFALSAIGGVLFVLRQNRRLNAVQQTLRESNGKLAELAASLRETNADLSRQNIRIADANRIKEVYIGGFLKTISEYIYKLADTYRHVGRMLRDGRSDELRREYAGTDVRSDELKEFYHNFDTTFLGLFPSFIGEFNRLLADDARIGVRRPGSLTTELRIFALVRLGITDTATIAALLHCSVNTVYSYRSRMRLRSLVPERDFEQRVQSIGLGDDAAELSGT
- a CDS encoding beta-glucosidase; the protein is MKTSVKLLLAFATAAATIAPAAAQQVVAWDEAYRQADARIAQLTLDEKISFMRGYSSFFFYGVPEKGMPYIYLSDATQGVHMRDNLSDPTMVRQLERSTAFPCPISLAATFNPSLAYRYAEAVGEECRAGGIEVLLGPGMNIYRNSQNGRNFEYMGEDPLLASAMVAEYVKGMQSTGTVACLKHFICNETEFYRRRSNSIVDERALHELYLPPFKAGIDAGVGYVMTSYNRLNGEWAGQNADLIRRILRGELGFRGCVMSDWSSVNDTEKVVKSGQNVEMPGRKEFFGEVRALLKEGRITEKDIEKMIRPNIATSIAFGLYDREKYVPALLEKFPAHKQTGYDVAAEGIVLLRNNSILPLAEGRKILLTGRFTEQIPRTGGSTSSSAEVLGYDNVTLTAALREVYGDAVRVVEKPSREELAAADVVLLSTGTIDVESFERPFALPKEEEAFIRTAVESNPNTIVLVNSGSGIRMGGWNDKAAAVIYGWYPGQSGFTALADILSGKLSPSGKLPMTIEKEFNDSPAKGTMPAGAEFYNKAPRAYNERLIQLYDIDYKESVLVGYRWYETKGIAPLYPFGFGLSYTTFELSKPRAPKVFPADKPLKVSVTLTNTGDREGAEVVQLYVTENAPTVLRPKKELKGFRKVTLAPGKSAVVEFELDRQALAFWDTQSRGWKVNPGEYTLSLGTSSADIAATLPVSVK